A single Natranaerobius thermophilus JW/NM-WN-LF DNA region contains:
- the speB gene encoding agmatinase, which translates to MSRRSLWRGLYRKDFSPGEADFTILGIPFDKGCSFREGTCSGPEYIRSSSDRNPPVTEDGAQLTASVCDMGNIPFQDVFETQRDYFEKVQDQVEEIFKAKYLQNDHMFPIFLGGDHSITIPLLRAIDQVYKGDEEDIAIIHFDTHLDICDTLDENPLSHGSTHRRGWELDVFKPEHTYFVGIRCSEAQEHNFLHGKQTNIVTAKQIFMEGPLKMAQQIADLVGNRKTYLTLDIDVLDPAFAPGTGTPVAGGLSSRELLIMLEELSKLNLIGMDLVEVSPPWDNSEITLYSAQKIIFEMMGYMAPKDKKGDSILNQFSLKQTGSFNYQYYDSQA; encoded by the coding sequence ATGAGTCGAAGAAGTTTGTGGCGAGGTTTATATCGCAAAGACTTTTCTCCAGGTGAAGCCGATTTTACAATTTTAGGTATTCCCTTTGATAAAGGTTGTAGTTTTAGGGAAGGTACGTGCTCCGGGCCTGAGTACATCCGCTCAAGTTCAGATCGGAATCCTCCTGTTACAGAAGATGGGGCACAATTAACTGCCAGTGTTTGTGATATGGGAAATATCCCTTTTCAAGATGTCTTCGAAACTCAAAGAGATTATTTTGAAAAAGTACAAGACCAAGTTGAAGAAATTTTCAAGGCCAAGTATCTCCAAAATGATCACATGTTCCCAATTTTCTTGGGCGGAGATCACTCAATAACCATACCTTTGTTAAGAGCTATAGATCAGGTCTATAAAGGTGACGAAGAAGATATCGCCATTATTCACTTTGACACTCATCTCGATATATGTGACACATTGGACGAAAATCCCCTTTCCCATGGCAGTACCCATAGGAGGGGCTGGGAGTTAGATGTTTTCAAGCCGGAACACACTTATTTTGTCGGAATCAGATGTTCAGAAGCCCAAGAACATAATTTCCTCCATGGAAAACAGACTAATATAGTCACAGCAAAGCAGATCTTTATGGAGGGCCCTCTTAAAATGGCTCAACAAATCGCTGATTTAGTTGGAAATCGCAAAACTTATTTAACTTTGGATATCGATGTCTTAGATCCAGCTTTTGCTCCAGGAACGGGCACTCCTGTGGCAGGAGGGCTAAGCAGCCGGGAACTGTTAATAATGCTAGAAGAATTATCTAAACTAAATTTGATTGGCATGGACTTGGTAGAGGTATCTCCACCTTGGGATAATTCTGAAATCACTCTTTACTCGGCTCAAAAAATTATTTTCGAAATGATGGGATACATGGCACCAAAAGATAAAAAGGGTGACTCCATCTTAAATCAGTTTTCCTTAAAACAAACCGGTTCTTTTAACTATCAATATTACGACTCCCAGGCTTAA
- the pyrE gene encoding orotate phosphoribosyltransferase codes for MTKDNRIMEIFEQTGAITHGHFLLTSGRHSDCYVQCAQVLQYPYYTEQLVQELGKKLPGDYDMIVGPAMGGVILSYEMARYYNVKAVFSERQKGKMTFRRGFEISPGQKVLVVEDVVTTGGSVQEVIDLVNEKGAIVSNVAALVDRSGGNISFSGVENGFVSLIEMNIKSYEEQDCPLCEQGSTPVKPGSRNIDS; via the coding sequence ATGACTAAAGATAATCGTATTATGGAAATTTTTGAACAAACAGGTGCAATAACTCATGGACATTTCTTATTAACATCAGGCAGACACAGTGATTGTTATGTTCAATGTGCCCAGGTTCTTCAATATCCGTATTATACTGAACAGTTAGTTCAGGAACTGGGTAAAAAGTTGCCAGGGGACTATGATATGATCGTAGGACCAGCCATGGGAGGTGTGATTCTCTCCTATGAAATGGCAAGATACTACAATGTGAAAGCAGTATTTTCCGAACGGCAGAAAGGGAAAATGACTTTTCGTAGGGGCTTTGAAATATCTCCCGGACAAAAAGTTTTAGTTGTCGAGGATGTGGTTACAACTGGAGGTTCTGTTCAAGAAGTTATTGATCTTGTTAATGAAAAAGGTGCAATAGTCAGCAATGTGGCTGCCCTTGTGGATAGAAGTGGTGGGAATATAAGTTTTTCAGGGGTTGAAAATGGATTTGTTTCCCTAATAGAAATGAATATCAAATCCTATGAAGAACAGGATTGTCCCCTGTGTGAACAGGGGAGCACACCTGTTAAGCCTGGGAGTCGTAATATTGATAGTTAA
- the pyrF gene encoding orotidine-5'-phosphate decarboxylase has product MKDKGDNNRNDQPAREKSTDLEDKLIVALDMPDRTQALSLVDELGEQIKWYKIGLELFCSQGPEIISELVDRDKKVFLDLKLHDIPNTVSRTAKELVRRGASMINVHTAGGKDMMARTVEEVHTEASGRGITPPKIVGVTVLTSLGQNEFNNQLGFNGHIEDKVVEWAQMARNSGLDGVVASAKEAAQIKEKLGAEFLIVTPGIRLASDDKSDQKRVLTPDKALNKGATHIVVGRSITGKEGPGQKKTAVQEIYNCMRSEQND; this is encoded by the coding sequence ATGAAGGATAAAGGAGATAATAATCGAAATGATCAGCCAGCAAGGGAAAAGTCAACTGACCTAGAGGATAAATTGATTGTAGCCCTGGATATGCCTGACCGAACACAAGCCCTTTCCCTGGTTGATGAGTTGGGAGAACAAATTAAGTGGTATAAAATCGGTTTAGAGTTATTTTGTTCCCAGGGACCAGAAATCATATCTGAATTGGTGGATAGAGATAAAAAAGTATTTTTGGATTTAAAACTTCACGATATTCCCAATACTGTTTCCAGAACAGCTAAAGAATTAGTACGAAGAGGCGCATCTATGATAAATGTTCATACAGCGGGCGGTAAGGACATGATGGCTAGAACTGTGGAAGAGGTACACACAGAGGCAAGTGGTAGAGGAATCACACCACCTAAAATAGTTGGTGTGACGGTATTGACTAGTTTGGGACAGAATGAATTTAATAATCAATTGGGGTTTAATGGTCACATAGAAGATAAAGTTGTCGAATGGGCTCAAATGGCCCGAAATAGTGGGTTAGATGGAGTGGTAGCTTCAGCTAAAGAAGCAGCCCAGATCAAAGAAAAGTTGGGAGCAGAGTTTTTAATAGTTACACCGGGAATTCGGTTGGCTTCTGATGATAAAAGTGACCAAAAACGGGTGTTGACTCCAGATAAGGCTTTAAATAAAGGTGCTACCCATATAGTGGTAGGACGATCAATTACTGGCAAAGAAGGGCCAGGGCAAAAGAAAACAGCGGTTCAAGAGATATATAACTGTATGAGGAGTGAGCAAAATGACTAA
- a CDS encoding dihydroorotate dehydrogenase: MADLKVNFAGIPMKNPVASASGTFGFGFEYQSVISPHELGALVVKGLTLSPKRGNQGTRLHETASGLLNSIGLENPGIDNFINEILPDLRQCDATTLINISGGNDEEYVEITQKLNNCQGIAGLEVNISCPNIREGGLVYGVDPELTYRLVSKVRQSTSFPVIVKLSPNVTDITEIAKACERAGADGLSLINTVAGMAIDIDQKEPVFDNISAGLSGPAIKPIALKAVYQVSQAVDLPVMGMGGIYNYQDAIEFILAGATSVALGTVNFAEPTAAKSIIQGIDNYLEREGYLSVNDIRGLAWK, from the coding sequence ATGGCTGATCTTAAGGTGAATTTTGCAGGAATACCAATGAAAAATCCTGTAGCATCGGCATCGGGAACTTTTGGATTTGGTTTTGAATATCAATCGGTCATAAGTCCACACGAGCTTGGTGCTTTAGTAGTTAAGGGATTAACTTTGTCTCCCAAAAGGGGTAATCAAGGAACCAGGCTGCACGAAACAGCTTCGGGCTTGTTGAATTCCATTGGTCTGGAAAATCCCGGCATTGACAACTTTATTAATGAAATATTACCTGATTTACGTCAATGTGATGCTACTACCTTAATTAACATTTCAGGTGGTAACGACGAAGAATATGTAGAAATTACACAAAAGCTCAATAATTGCCAAGGGATAGCGGGCTTGGAAGTTAATATTTCGTGTCCTAATATCCGAGAAGGGGGATTGGTATACGGGGTAGATCCCGAACTGACATATCGCTTGGTTTCTAAAGTTCGGCAATCCACTTCCTTTCCAGTTATTGTGAAATTATCCCCCAATGTCACAGATATAACTGAAATAGCCAAAGCTTGTGAACGAGCGGGTGCCGACGGCCTTTCTCTCATAAATACTGTTGCAGGTATGGCTATTGACATTGACCAAAAAGAGCCTGTTTTTGATAATATTTCGGCCGGCCTATCTGGCCCAGCCATTAAACCTATTGCCTTAAAAGCAGTTTACCAGGTGAGCCAAGCAGTTGACTTACCGGTGATGGGCATGGGTGGAATTTATAATTACCAGGATGCCATTGAATTTATCCTGGCTGGCGCGACTTCAGTAGCTTTGGGAACGGTTAATTTTGCTGAACCTACAGCCGCCAAATCAATAATTCAGGGGATTGACAACTACTTGGAGCGAGAAGGGTATCTTTCAGTAAATGATATCAGAGGTTTGGCATGGAAATAG
- a CDS encoding dihydroorotate dehydrogenase electron transfer subunit has product MWYDELGKISYHTKIAPQIFLMKIKLPKISTSIHPGQFVNIQVNGAYDQKEDSFATIISDPLLRRPISVYDVCPQEGELSIMYQVVGRGTQILSSQAEGTRLKVMGPLGNGFSLDEGQKVALVSGGIGIAPLYLLSKKLASNNCQPHLLAGFSGEEQVRLLQDFHELNNMNIKLATDDGSAGYHGQVTDLLKNFLSSYQEQIDMVVTCGPEIMMKKVVDLATRANLPVKLSVERKMACGVGACLGCTCESVDNQSYKHACIDGPVFWGNEVKLNG; this is encoded by the coding sequence ATGTGGTATGATGAATTAGGAAAAATAAGCTATCACACTAAGATTGCCCCACAAATTTTTTTAATGAAGATAAAGCTTCCAAAAATTAGCACTAGTATTCATCCGGGGCAGTTTGTCAACATCCAAGTCAATGGAGCTTATGATCAGAAGGAAGACAGCTTTGCGACAATTATAAGTGATCCCCTGCTCAGAAGGCCCATAAGCGTTTACGATGTGTGTCCCCAAGAGGGGGAACTATCTATCATGTATCAGGTTGTCGGCCGTGGAACGCAAATTTTGTCATCTCAGGCCGAAGGAACAAGACTAAAAGTTATGGGTCCTTTAGGAAACGGCTTTTCGTTAGATGAAGGGCAGAAAGTTGCATTAGTTTCAGGAGGGATTGGCATTGCACCCTTATACCTGCTGAGTAAAAAACTTGCTTCTAATAATTGTCAGCCCCACCTTCTAGCAGGTTTTTCAGGGGAAGAGCAAGTCAGGTTACTGCAAGATTTTCATGAATTGAATAATATGAACATCAAACTGGCAACTGATGACGGGTCTGCGGGCTACCATGGGCAGGTAACTGATCTATTGAAAAATTTTTTGTCAAGCTATCAGGAACAAATAGATATGGTGGTTACTTGTGGGCCAGAAATAATGATGAAAAAAGTTGTAGATTTAGCTACTCGAGCTAATCTACCTGTAAAATTATCTGTAGAACGAAAAATGGCCTGTGGAGTTGGTGCCTGTCTTGGTTGCACCTGTGAATCTGTGGATAATCAATCCTACAAGCATGCATGCATCGATGGTCCTGTCTTCTGGGGAAATGAGGTGAAACTAAATGGCTGA
- a CDS encoding dihydroorotase: protein MGILLKGGIIYTGEPVSDGTQMDILIEDGMIKDQQRNINPEELGKSESEQLEIIDVSGLTIVPGLVDMHVHLREPGFEYKETIATGTKSAARGGFTSIACMPNTKPTADNSGTIEFIKQRAKEQGLVHTYPIAALTVDRVGKEIVEMDDLYSAGAVAFSDDGSWVHDSGVMRTALEYSQLFNVPVISHCEDEGLSDSGQVNEGYLASVMGLSGIPNESESIAVARDVMLSELTGAHLHIAHISTAQSVDIIRKAKDRGVPVTAEVTPHHLILTDSTIQNYNTMAKVNPPLRTEEDVKALRQGIKEGVIDCIATDHAPHSTDEKNVEFDNAPFGLVGLETAFSVSKKALVDSGVLSLSELIEKMSTNPAKLLKLPSGKLVHEAPADLTILSLDEKYTVNPGDFASLGKNSPFAGWELEGKIVATMVSGEFSYRQFGSDDHVV, encoded by the coding sequence ATGGGGATATTGCTTAAGGGAGGTATTATTTATACAGGAGAACCCGTTAGTGATGGAACACAAATGGATATTTTAATAGAAGATGGTATGATTAAGGATCAACAAAGGAATATTAATCCCGAGGAGCTGGGAAAATCCGAATCCGAGCAGCTTGAAATAATTGATGTTTCAGGACTAACTATTGTACCTGGATTAGTTGATATGCATGTACATTTAAGAGAACCTGGTTTTGAATATAAGGAAACTATCGCCACTGGGACAAAAAGTGCCGCCAGAGGTGGTTTTACCAGCATAGCTTGCATGCCAAATACTAAACCAACTGCTGATAATAGTGGTACTATTGAGTTTATTAAACAGAGGGCGAAAGAACAAGGACTAGTTCACACATATCCCATCGCAGCCCTAACTGTTGATCGGGTAGGTAAAGAAATTGTGGAAATGGATGATCTATACTCTGCTGGTGCAGTAGCCTTTTCTGATGATGGAAGCTGGGTACATGACTCCGGTGTCATGAGAACAGCTTTGGAATACTCTCAACTATTCAATGTTCCTGTCATAAGTCACTGTGAAGACGAAGGGCTTTCGGATTCTGGTCAAGTAAATGAAGGTTATCTGGCTTCCGTAATGGGTCTAAGCGGAATTCCCAATGAATCCGAAAGTATCGCTGTAGCCCGGGATGTGATGCTTTCTGAGTTAACAGGTGCTCATCTTCACATAGCTCATATCAGTACCGCCCAGTCCGTTGATATAATTAGAAAGGCGAAAGATAGAGGAGTACCTGTAACCGCAGAAGTTACTCCTCATCATCTAATATTAACTGATTCAACAATCCAAAATTACAATACAATGGCCAAGGTAAACCCTCCTCTCAGAACAGAAGAAGATGTTAAGGCCCTACGCCAGGGTATAAAAGAAGGAGTGATCGACTGTATAGCCACTGACCATGCCCCCCACAGTACAGACGAAAAAAATGTGGAATTTGACAATGCCCCCTTTGGATTAGTTGGTTTGGAAACAGCCTTTTCCGTGTCCAAAAAAGCTCTAGTGGACAGTGGTGTGTTGTCACTTTCAGAACTAATTGAAAAAATGTCCACAAATCCTGCTAAGCTGTTAAAACTTCCTAGTGGAAAGTTAGTACATGAAGCCCCAGCTGATTTGACCATTTTGTCATTAGATGAAAAATATACCGTAAATCCAGGCGACTTCGCTTCCCTGGGCAAAAACAGCCCCTTTGCTGGATGGGAGTTGGAAGGTAAAATCGTCGCTACAATGGTTTCAGGGGAATTTAGTTATCGACAATTTGGGAGCGATGACCATGTGGTATGA
- a CDS encoding aspartate carbamoyltransferase catalytic subunit has product MGLQRKSLLGLKDMEKSEIESILDSTESMKEIVQRKNKKLPTLKGFSMVNLFYEPSTRTRSSFEMAGKYLGADTTNMSASASSVAKGENLIDTGKTLEAMGINLIVMRHPLAGAPRLLANNLSCSIINAGDGYHEHPTQALLDMFTIKEYKGSLKGLKVTIIGDIYHSRVARSNIWGLTKMGADVRLAGPPTLLDQRVFTEMGASCYYRVEDALADADVVMALRIQRERQGKTLLPSLREYARLYGINQERFKLAKKDALLLHPGPVNRGIELTSELMNSEKSVIEEQVTNGVAIRMALLYHLSGGEDNGDIA; this is encoded by the coding sequence TTGGGTCTACAGCGAAAAAGTCTACTGGGATTAAAAGATATGGAAAAGTCAGAAATAGAATCTATTCTTGATTCAACGGAAAGTATGAAAGAGATAGTACAGAGAAAGAATAAAAAACTTCCAACATTAAAAGGCTTTTCCATGGTGAATTTATTTTATGAACCTAGCACCAGGACCAGATCATCCTTTGAAATGGCGGGTAAGTACTTAGGTGCTGATACGACAAATATGAGTGCTTCTGCTAGTAGTGTTGCTAAAGGAGAAAACCTAATTGATACAGGGAAGACGTTGGAAGCCATGGGAATAAACTTAATTGTGATGCGACATCCACTGGCGGGTGCTCCCCGTTTACTGGCAAATAATTTATCTTGTTCAATAATTAATGCCGGCGATGGTTATCATGAACATCCCACTCAGGCGCTTTTGGATATGTTTACAATTAAAGAATATAAAGGCTCTCTCAAAGGATTAAAGGTAACTATAATTGGTGATATTTATCACAGTCGAGTTGCCAGGTCTAATATCTGGGGACTTACTAAAATGGGTGCAGATGTTAGACTTGCAGGCCCTCCAACTTTGCTTGATCAACGAGTGTTTACAGAGATGGGGGCTAGTTGTTATTACAGGGTAGAAGATGCTTTGGCTGATGCCGATGTTGTGATGGCACTTCGAATCCAAAGAGAAAGACAGGGAAAAACACTGTTACCAAGTTTGAGAGAATATGCCCGATTATACGGGATTAATCAAGAAAGATTTAAACTTGCTAAAAAGGATGCCTTGCTACTTCATCCGGGACCTGTTAATCGTGGTATTGAATTGACTTCTGAACTAATGAACAGCGAAAAATCAGTTATTGAAGAACAGGTGACTAACGGAGTTGCTATCCGAATGGCATTGCTTTATCACTTATCTGGAGGTGAAGATAATGGGGATATTGCTTAA
- the pyrR gene encoding bifunctional pyr operon transcriptional regulator/uracil phosphoribosyltransferase PyrR, translated as MVQEKAEIMDQEKFNRTLTRISHEIIEKNKGIDDLVLIGIRTRGVPLAERLAHKIEEIEGESIATGLLDITLYRDDLSTLSEKPILNKTEVPFSIKNKKVVLVDDVLYTGRTARAALDAVIDLGRPKYIQLAVIVDRGHRELPIRADYVGKNVPTSKKELISVRLSEIDGEDRVMIEETVKE; from the coding sequence GTGGTTCAAGAAAAAGCGGAGATCATGGATCAAGAAAAATTTAATCGTACTTTGACTCGCATTTCCCACGAAATTATTGAGAAAAATAAAGGTATAGATGATCTTGTTCTGATCGGCATTAGAACTCGAGGAGTACCACTGGCAGAACGACTGGCTCATAAAATTGAGGAAATAGAAGGGGAAAGTATAGCTACTGGCTTACTTGATATTACACTCTACCGGGATGATTTAAGCACTTTATCTGAAAAACCTATTTTAAATAAAACTGAGGTTCCCTTTTCCATTAAAAATAAGAAAGTTGTATTAGTCGACGATGTCCTTTACACTGGTAGGACGGCCAGAGCAGCTCTGGATGCTGTAATTGATTTGGGTAGACCTAAGTATATCCAACTGGCAGTAATTGTAGACAGGGGACACCGAGAACTGCCAATTAGAGCTGACTATGTTGGGAAGAATGTTCCTACATCTAAAAAAGAATTAATTTCAGTTAGATTATCTGAAATTGACGGAGAAGACAGAGTCATGATCGAAGAGACGGTAAAGGAATAA
- a CDS encoding alanine/glycine:cation symporter family protein — protein MEFLLTINDALNEIVWGPPFLILLVGTGLYLTIRLRFFQFTHFGTSWKETIIERIKKTESGEAGAITGFQAITSAMAATIGIGNIAGVATALHLGGPGALFWMWITALVGMATKFGEAALGVKYRTDEDGEISGGVMYYIQNGLGKNWMWLAILYALFAGIAAFGIGNMVQSNTVAEAVADDFGVPMYITGLVAAVLVALVILGGIKRIAQVAEILVPIMTVVYILGALVIILMHLPEVPGAFRDIFVHALNPGAAGGGAAGAGIMVAIRYGVARGIFSNEAGLGAASIVHAQARNTPAKQGMWGIWEVFIDTILVGTMTALAILVTGALESGETGAVLTSEAFNRGLPGPGGVFITIAIMVFAYTTMLTWSFYGEKSWEYIFGPKIRIPYRIIFLILIFTGAVGALEVVWDFADTMNGLMAAPNLIALIALGGVLAKEKDKYINNELDK, from the coding sequence ATGGAATTTCTTTTAACGATTAATGATGCATTGAATGAAATAGTCTGGGGTCCTCCTTTTCTCATCTTATTAGTTGGTACCGGACTGTACTTAACAATTAGGTTGAGATTCTTTCAGTTTACTCATTTTGGGACGTCCTGGAAGGAAACGATTATTGAAAGGATTAAAAAGACTGAATCAGGTGAAGCAGGGGCTATCACAGGCTTTCAGGCGATTACTTCCGCCATGGCGGCAACGATAGGAATTGGAAATATCGCCGGTGTTGCTACTGCCCTTCACCTGGGTGGACCTGGAGCGTTATTTTGGATGTGGATTACAGCCCTTGTAGGTATGGCTACTAAGTTTGGGGAAGCTGCTTTGGGAGTTAAGTACAGAACTGATGAAGACGGAGAAATTTCCGGTGGAGTCATGTACTATATTCAAAACGGTCTAGGAAAGAACTGGATGTGGCTTGCCATTTTATATGCTTTATTCGCCGGTATCGCAGCCTTTGGAATTGGAAATATGGTACAATCCAACACAGTGGCTGAAGCAGTAGCAGACGATTTTGGAGTTCCTATGTATATCACTGGTTTGGTTGCTGCTGTGCTAGTAGCTCTAGTTATCTTGGGAGGAATTAAGCGTATTGCCCAGGTAGCAGAGATCCTGGTACCCATCATGACGGTAGTGTATATCTTAGGCGCCCTTGTAATTATCTTAATGCATCTACCCGAAGTTCCAGGGGCATTTAGAGATATCTTTGTGCATGCCCTTAACCCCGGTGCTGCCGGCGGAGGAGCTGCAGGAGCAGGTATTATGGTCGCCATTCGCTACGGTGTTGCCCGGGGAATCTTCTCAAACGAAGCCGGTCTAGGTGCTGCCTCTATCGTACACGCCCAGGCCAGAAATACTCCCGCCAAGCAAGGTATGTGGGGTATTTGGGAAGTCTTTATTGACACTATTCTAGTCGGTACTATGACTGCCCTGGCCATTTTAGTAACAGGAGCACTAGAATCAGGTGAAACTGGTGCTGTATTAACATCTGAAGCTTTTAACAGAGGGTTACCTGGCCCTGGTGGAGTTTTCATTACTATTGCTATTATGGTTTTTGCTTATACTACTATGCTTACCTGGTCTTTCTATGGAGAGAAAAGTTGGGAATACATCTTTGGACCAAAAATTCGTATTCCTTATAGGATTATATTCTTAATTTTAATTTTCACCGGTGCAGTAGGAGCCTTGGAAGTTGTTTGGGATTTTGCAGATACCATGAATGGCTTGATGGCAGCACCAAACTTAATCGCTTTAATAGCCTTAGGTGGAGTGCTAGCTAAAGAGAAAGACAAATACATTAACAATGAATTAGATAAGTAA
- a CDS encoding MFS transporter, with amino-acid sequence MLALAYLLGFFHRYSLGVVADTLREELALSGTALSNLASIYFYSYALMQIPSGILADTVGPRKVATIGFLLASSGSVLMGISQEIALLYLGRFLVGIGVAGLLICIFKIQSVWYRPEEFATMTGWSALMGNSGALFATTPFAVMVLNLGWQNSFILIGLFSFIILGLIWTFVRDDPQDLDYPPINRHHSTQSFKTINLSKGFKSVLSNSNTWFCFVILMGLHGAMMSFSGVWGVTYLQSSYEIAKDQAASLIFVFTLGVIVGSPVMGKLSDRLGNRKLLIQISAAVFLIFWLYKLVLWQGTPPTIHLPFLYFMGGFFAIFAMLCQAVGKESNDPSYTGIAVSVINTAPFIGTTVMNFFIGIVLDITGHTGVYGYRLGFLIYAVFSLIALICAYFLKEKSVHSS; translated from the coding sequence GTGTTAGCCCTTGCCTATTTACTGGGCTTTTTCCATCGCTATTCTCTTGGCGTTGTAGCAGATACCCTCAGAGAGGAATTGGCATTATCAGGCACAGCGCTCAGTAATCTTGCTTCTATTTATTTTTACAGCTATGCTCTTATGCAGATTCCTTCTGGTATATTGGCTGATACAGTCGGCCCCCGGAAGGTGGCTACAATCGGATTTTTATTGGCCTCGAGCGGGTCTGTTCTAATGGGAATTTCGCAAGAAATTGCTTTGCTCTATTTAGGTCGTTTTCTCGTAGGAATTGGTGTGGCTGGTTTGTTAATTTGCATCTTTAAAATTCAATCCGTGTGGTACCGGCCTGAAGAATTTGCAACTATGACAGGATGGTCTGCTTTAATGGGGAACTCCGGTGCACTTTTCGCCACAACCCCCTTTGCTGTAATGGTACTAAATCTAGGATGGCAAAACTCTTTTATATTAATCGGTCTATTTTCTTTTATAATCTTAGGATTAATATGGACCTTTGTCAGAGATGATCCCCAGGATCTTGACTATCCTCCGATAAACCGACACCATTCAACTCAGAGTTTTAAAACTATTAATCTATCTAAAGGCTTCAAAAGTGTACTTTCAAACTCTAATACATGGTTTTGCTTTGTAATTTTAATGGGTTTACATGGAGCAATGATGAGTTTTTCTGGTGTCTGGGGAGTAACTTACTTGCAATCCAGTTATGAAATTGCTAAAGACCAAGCTGCTTCTTTGATTTTTGTGTTTACATTAGGAGTTATTGTAGGTTCTCCAGTAATGGGTAAGTTATCCGATCGTCTTGGAAATAGAAAATTATTAATACAAATTAGTGCTGCTGTTTTTTTAATATTTTGGCTTTATAAGTTAGTGCTATGGCAGGGCACCCCTCCCACAATTCACCTTCCGTTTCTATACTTTATGGGAGGCTTTTTTGCTATTTTTGCCATGCTATGTCAGGCTGTAGGGAAAGAAAGTAATGATCCTTCATATACAGGAATTGCTGTTAGTGTGATAAATACCGCTCCATTCATTGGCACTACAGTGATGAACTTTTTTATTGGAATAGTACTTGATATTACGGGTCATACAGGAGTCTACGGTTATCGATTGGGTTTTTTAATTTACGCTGTATTTTCTTTAATAGCTTTAATTTGTGCTTACTTCCTCAAAGAAAAATCCGTGCATTCTAGCTAA